The following nucleotide sequence is from cyanobacterium endosymbiont of Braarudosphaera bigelowii.
TATCCTGCTCGTAAACTTCAAGGAACTGCTGCTCAGGCTCAATATTTTAGTCGAGAGCGACGTCTAGTTTTGACGGGTAATGTTTATATTCTTGAAAATGGAAATAGTATAAGATCTGAAAGTATGGTATATCTAATGGATGAAGGACGGTTTATTGCAACTCCAGAGCCAACTCAACAAGTAGAATCAATATATTTAGTTGCTCCAGATTCAGAAACGGCTCCATATTAATCCATTTTTTCAGATGGAAACAACTTTTCTAAACTTCTGATTCTTGAAATTTTTTTATGACACTGATTTTAGAGAATATACACAAAACTTATGGAAAGCGGAATATTGTCAATCGGGTTAGCATTAGAGTAGCACCTGGTGAAATTGTCGGATTACTTGGTCCTAATGGTGCGGGTAAGACTACTACTTTTTATATAGCAACAGGTTTAATTAAACCTGACAAAGGAAAAGTCTGGTTATATCAACAAGATGTTACCTGTTTACCTTTGCATAAGAGAGCTCGTTTGGGTATTGGCTATATGACCCAACAACCTAGTATTTTTAGATATCTTACTGTTCAAGAAAATATTCAAGTTGCCCTCGAACAAACAAATATTACTTTCAAACAAAGAGCACAACGTCTTAATGGTTTACTTAAAGAGTTTCGTTTAGAAAAAATTGCTCATACAAAAGGATCTCAAATATCAGGAGGAGAGAGACGTAGAACAGAGTTAGCACGTTCTTTAGCCATGGGGAAAAAAGGGCCAGACTTTTTATTATTAGACGAACCTTTTGCCGGAGTCGATCCTATTGCTGTTTCAGAAATCCAAGTCATGATTGCTCAGTTACAAGAACGTAAAATGGGAATCCTTATTACCGATCATAACGTACGCGAAACTCTTGCTATAACTAATCGAGCTTATATCATGCGTGATGGTCAAATCCTAGCAGCTGGAAGTGCTGAAGAGCTATATAGTAATTCTTTAGTACGACAATATTACTTAGGAGAAAACTTCCAAATCTAAAATCATATAGACATTATAGATATTGGTCAAGTAAATTACCTTAAAATCAGAATGAGAATAAAGATTCCTAGCTTATCAGTTGTAGATCGTTATTTATTTTTAGAGCTATTATCACCTTTCCTCTTTGGAATGGGAATTTTCACTTCCTTAGGCTTATCTATTGGAACTTTGTTTGATTTAGTACGCCGAGTAACAGAGTCAGGATTAGTTTTAACAGTTGCCTTTCAGATTTTATTGTTAAAAATTCCAGGATTTTTAAGTTTGGCTTTTCCTATGGCTATACTATTAGCAGCTTTAATGGCGTATAGTCGCTTGTCTAGTGATAGTGAAATTATCGCTTTACGTAGTTTAGGCATAGGAATATATCGTCTAGTAGTTCCTGTAGTCATTTTCGGTTTCATAGTAACAGGATGTGCATTCATCGTTAATGACTGGATAGCTCCTGCTGCAACTCATAAAGCAGCCATAATATTAGAAGAAGCTGTTAATCAGAAACGTCCTGATTTTAAAAGACATAATATTGTTTATCCAGAATATAAAACCATTAAGGGAAAAAATGGTCAAGAATCTAATATCTTGACTCGGTTATTTCATGCTGAAGAATATAATGGTGAAGAGATGAAAGGTTTAACTATCTTAGACAGAACACAAGAAGGTGTTAATCAAATTGTTACCTCTGAGTCTGCAACTTGGAATATTTCAAGTAATACCTGGGACTTCTTTAACGGCACCATTTATCTTATTGCTCCAGACGGTTCATACCGTAACATTGTACGTTTCCAGCATCAGCAACTAGCATTACCCAAAGCTCCCTTAGATCTAGCAGGTCGCAGACAAAATTTTACTGAAATGACTATATCAGAAACTAAAGAATATCTTAAAGCAGTTCAATTTAGTGGAAATGAGAAACGTATCAGAAAAGTTAAAGTACGCCTACAGGAGAAATATGCTATGCCCTTTGTTTGTTTAATTTTTGGCTTAGTTGGTGCTTCTGTTGGAGTAAGGCCCCAAAATACTAATAGAGCAACTAGTTTTGGCGTATGTGTAGGGCTAATTTTTGGATATTATATCCTTGCTTTTATGAGTACTTCATTAGGTATTTGGGGTATTCTCACTCCATTCTTAGGAGCTTGGTTACCTAATATTCTGGGATTAGGTGCAGGTAGTTTGTTATTAGCTCAATCAGCAAGTCTAAAATAATTAATATGTCACAAAAACTAATACTAAATATTGGGTGGTTATATCCTAATTTAATGAGTACATATGGTGATAGGGGGAATGTCATTTGTTTACAAAGACGTAGCCAATGGAGAAATATACTGGTTAATATTATTCCTCTTGACCAAAAAGTTGATGCATCTTGTTTTTCCAAAATTGATATAGTTGTTGGCGGAGGAGCTCAAGACCGCCAACAAGAAATTGTCATGAGAGATCTGAAAGGAGCTAAAGCAGAAATGTTAAAATTTAAGTTAGATAAGGGTACTCCTGGTGTTTTTACTTGTGCCTCTCCTCAACTTTTAGGTCATTACTATGAATCTGCTTCTGGTCAACGTATCAATGGATTAGGTTTACTGGATATAGTTACGAAGCATTCTGGATCAAATATATCCCGATGTGTTGGCAATATGGTATTTCAGATTACAGCATCTCCTTTAGCAGAGGAAATCAAACAAATGTCAGGTGAAAATCCTTTTGTTATAGGTTTTGAAAATCATGGTGGACGCACTTATTTAGGTAATGTTCAGTCCTTAGGAAAAATAATATTAGGATATGGAAATAATGGAGAAGATGGATGTGAAGGAGTTTTTTATCGGCATGCTATTGCAACTTATTCGCATGGTCCATTATTAGCAAAAAATTCATTTATTACTGATTGGTTGATAAAAACAGCATTAAAAGAAAAGTACCAAGAAGATATAACTCTCATAAATATTGATGATAATTTAGAAAAACAAGCAAGAAAGACTATTTTAAAAAAATTGAAATTATTTTCTAGTATATAAAAACAAGTTTTATTAGTTAATATAAACTTGAATTGAAAATAAGAAAGTGAATGAGAATTTAAAGTTCAACTTTTGTTTTATTCTTAATATAGAGTTTTATAAAGATTCTTTTCGAAGTATTTGTTACCAGAACAGTTTAGATATAAATTGCAAGAATCAGAAATAGCAAAAATTATCCTATTTTTAGTTAACATAAGCTTATTCCCTTATTAGGAGAACATATGAATATCGCAGTAGTAGGCTTAAGTCATAAAACTGCTCCAGTTGAAGTTCGAGAAAAATTAAGTATTCAAGAAACTAAGGTTGAAGAAGCAATAATTCATTTACGAAGCTATCCGCATATAGAAGAAATAGCCGTTATTAGTACCTGTAATCGTTTAGAAGTTTATGCAGTATTAACTGATACAGAAAAAGGAGTTATTGAAATTATTCAATTTCTTTCTGAAACTAGTCGTATACCCTTGGGATATCTCAGGCGTCATCTTTTTATATTACTTTATCAAGATGCAGTACGTCATCTATTTAGAGTTGCTGCAGGATTAGAAAGTTTGGTTTTGGGAGAAGGACAAATATTAGCTCAAGTGAAGACTACGTATAAATTAGCTCAAAAATATAAGGGAATCGGTAGATTATTAGATCGTTTGTTTAAACAAGCAATTACTGCTGGCAAAAGAGTTCGTAGCCAAACAAACATAGGAACTGGAGCCGTATCAATAAGTTCTGCTGCAGTAGAACTATCTATAACTAAAGTCAATGATTTAACAGATAAACAAATTACAGTTGTTGGTGCAGGAAAAATGGCACGCCTATTGGTTAAGCATCTTTTAGCCAAAGGTGCAGTCTCTATTAATGTTGTTAATCGTTCTAGGGTTCGAGCAGAAGAGTTGGCAAAAAAGTTTCCTACAGCTCAGCTAACCTTAGTTCCTTTTGAAGAAATGATGACAGCTGTAAAAAATTCACATATTATTTTTACTAGTACCGCAGCTAGTCAACCAATTTTACATCGAGAAAATCTTCGAGAAGTTGTATCTACACAAGAAAAATTAATGCTGTTTGATATTTCTGTTCCTCGAAATGTAGCGACAAATGTACAGGAAATGGATCTTGTAGAAGTTTATAATGTAGATGACTTAAAGGCAGTAGTGGCAAAAAATCACTCTAGCCGTCGCCAGATAGCGTTAGAAGCGGAAAAATTATTGGAAGAAGAATTAGCGACTTTTGAATTATGGTGGCATTCTTTAGAAGCAGTTCCAACAATTAGTTGTTTAAGAACTAAAATTGAAGGTATCAGAGAACAAGAACTAGAAAAAGCTCTATCTAGATTAGGGGTTG
It contains:
- a CDS encoding LptF/LptG family permease, producing the protein MRIKIPSLSVVDRYLFLELLSPFLFGMGIFTSLGLSIGTLFDLVRRVTESGLVLTVAFQILLLKIPGFLSLAFPMAILLAALMAYSRLSSDSEIIALRSLGIGIYRLVVPVVIFGFIVTGCAFIVNDWIAPAATHKAAIILEEAVNQKRPDFKRHNIVYPEYKTIKGKNGQESNILTRLFHAEEYNGEEMKGLTILDRTQEGVNQIVTSESATWNISSNTWDFFNGTIYLIAPDGSYRNIVRFQHQQLALPKAPLDLAGRRQNFTEMTISETKEYLKAVQFSGNEKRIRKVKVRLQEKYAMPFVCLIFGLVGASVGVRPQNTNRATSFGVCVGLIFGYYILAFMSTSLGIWGILTPFLGAWLPNILGLGAGSLLLAQSASLK
- a CDS encoding LptA/OstA family protein, whose translation is MFSTSTILTKYVLKALRLTLPIVISIFTIKVSEDKAFAQTSALPTTLTVRSDIQEANSETGTVTARGNVQFFYPARKLQGTAAQAQYFSRERRLVLTGNVYILENGNSIRSESMVYLMDEGRFIATPEPTQQVESIYLVAPDSETAPY
- a CDS encoding glutamyl-tRNA reductase, giving the protein MNIAVVGLSHKTAPVEVREKLSIQETKVEEAIIHLRSYPHIEEIAVISTCNRLEVYAVLTDTEKGVIEIIQFLSETSRIPLGYLRRHLFILLYQDAVRHLFRVAAGLESLVLGEGQILAQVKTTYKLAQKYKGIGRLLDRLFKQAITAGKRVRSQTNIGTGAVSISSAAVELSITKVNDLTDKQITVVGAGKMARLLVKHLLAKGAVSINVVNRSRVRAEELAKKFPTAQLTLVPFEEMMTAVKNSHIIFTSTAASQPILHRENLREVVSTQEKLMLFDISVPRNVATNVQEMDLVEVYNVDDLKAVVAKNHSSRRQIALEAEKLLEEELATFELWWHSLEAVPTISCLRTKIEGIREQELEKALSRLGVEFAEKHQEVVEALTRGIVNKILHEPMVQLRAQQDIEARQRCLQSLQMLFDLEIEIEKQFS
- a CDS encoding type 1 glutamine amidotransferase, yielding MSQKLILNIGWLYPNLMSTYGDRGNVICLQRRSQWRNILVNIIPLDQKVDASCFSKIDIVVGGGAQDRQQEIVMRDLKGAKAEMLKFKLDKGTPGVFTCASPQLLGHYYESASGQRINGLGLLDIVTKHSGSNISRCVGNMVFQITASPLAEEIKQMSGENPFVIGFENHGGRTYLGNVQSLGKIILGYGNNGEDGCEGVFYRHAIATYSHGPLLAKNSFITDWLIKTALKEKYQEDITLINIDDNLEKQARKTILKKLKLFSSI
- the lptB gene encoding LPS export ABC transporter ATP-binding protein, with the protein product MTLILENIHKTYGKRNIVNRVSIRVAPGEIVGLLGPNGAGKTTTFYIATGLIKPDKGKVWLYQQDVTCLPLHKRARLGIGYMTQQPSIFRYLTVQENIQVALEQTNITFKQRAQRLNGLLKEFRLEKIAHTKGSQISGGERRRTELARSLAMGKKGPDFLLLDEPFAGVDPIAVSEIQVMIAQLQERKMGILITDHNVRETLAITNRAYIMRDGQILAAGSAEELYSNSLVRQYYLGENFQI